The DNA window AGCCGGATCCAGGACGTGGACGTGGCGCAGGAGACCTCGAACCTCAGCCGCGCCCAGATCCTGATGCAGGCCGGTGTCTCGGTTCTGGCCCAGGCCAACCAGATCCCGCAGGTCGCCCTCAAGCTCCTCGGGTAATCCGCGGTAGGGCAGGCGGCCCTCAAGGTGGTGAGCCTGAGGGCCGATAACAGACTCAAGGTCTATCCGGTGCCGCCCCGTGGTGATGAGCCGCGGGGTGCCACCTCATCAAGAAGCAGAAGGCGCAGGCAGCAATCATGGCGGACTCACCATCATTCACAGCCAGTGGTTTGGCGTCGGGGCTGGACACCAACAGCATCATCGACGGGCTGACCTCGATCGCCTCTCAGCCGCTGACCGATCTGCGCACCCAGCAGACCGGATACAAGACCCAGGTCTCGTTGATCGGATCGCTGGTCTCGCAGATCGGCGATTTCTACGCCGCAGCCCAGGCGCTGGGAAACAATGGCGCGCTGGGCGTCACCACCACCAG is part of the Polyangia bacterium genome and encodes:
- a CDS encoding flagellin; amino-acid sequence: SRIQDVDVAQETSNLSRAQILMQAGVSVLAQANQIPQVALKLLG